The following are from one region of the Colius striatus isolate bColStr4 chromosome Z, bColStr4.1.hap1, whole genome shotgun sequence genome:
- the FOXB2 gene encoding forkhead box protein B2 isoform X2 has product MPRPGKSSYSDQKPPYSYISLTAMAIQHSAEKMLPLSDIYKFIMERFPYYREHTQRWQNSLRHNLSFNDCFIKIPRRPDQPGKGSFWALHPDCGDMFENGSFLRRRKRFKVLRPEHHLPAPPGKVAGLAGSEAAVAAAAAAAAVGRLPQFSPYGSSQPSGFKHPFAIENIIGRDYKSVLQASGLPLASVMHHLGYPVPSQLSSVVSSVWPHVGVMDSMAGVPVSPDYGPFGVPVKALCHPPSQTMPAVPVPIKPAPAMPAASAIPTLTVAASQICPAASAAAASLLEQTASNVPEGKASLHSVLVHS; this is encoded by the exons ATGCCCAGGCCCGGGAAGAGCTCATACAGTGACCAGAAACCACCCTATTCCTACATCTCCCTGACGGCCATGGCCATCCAGCACTCGGCCGAGAAGATGCTGCCGCTGAGCGACATCTACAAGTTCATCATGGAGCGGTTCCCCTACTACCGGGAGCACACTCAGCGCTGGCAGAACTCCCTCCGCCACAACCTGTCCTTCAACGACTGCTTCATCAAGATCCCTCGCCGCCCCGACCAACCGGGCAAGGGCAGCTTCTGGGCGCTGCATCCGGATTGCGGGGACATGTTTGAAAACGGGAGCTTCCTCCGCCGTCGTAAACGCTTCAAGGTCCTGCGCCCCGAGCATCACCTGCCTG CTCCCCCGGGGAAGGTGGCGGGGCTGGCGGGCTCCGAGGCGGCCGTGGCCGCCGccgcggcggccgccgccgtgggGAGGCTGCCGCAGTTCTCCCCTTACGGGAGCAGCCAGCCCTCGGGCTTCAAGCATCCCTTCGCCATCGAGAATATCATCGGCAGAGATTACAAGAGCGTGCTGCAGGCCAGTGGGCTGCCGCTGGCCTCGGTGATGCACCACTTGGGCTACCCAGTTCCCAGCCAGCTCAGCAGCGTGGTAAGCTCCGTCTGGCCGCACGTGGGGGTGATGGACTCCATGGCCGGCGTGCCCGTGTCCCCTGACTACGGACCCTTTGGGGTGCCCGTGAAGGCACTCTGCCACCCGCCGTCACAGACCATGCCCGCGGTCCCGGTGCCCATCAAGCCAGCGCCGGCCATGCCCGCTGCCTCCGCCATCCCCACTCTGACGGTGGCCGCCTCGCAAATCTGCCCCGCCGCCTCCGCGGCCGCTGCCTCGCTGCTGGAACAGACCGCCAGCAACGTCCCCGAGGGCAAGGCCTCCCTCCACTCTGTCCTGGTGCACTCCTAA
- the FOXB2 gene encoding forkhead box protein B2 isoform X1 — MPRPGKSSYSDQKPPYSYISLTAMAIQHSAEKMLPLSDIYKFIMERFPYYREHTQRWQNSLRHNLSFNDCFIKIPRRPDQPGKGSFWALHPDCGDMFENGSFLRRRKRFKVLRPEHHLPGGGGTGGGAGGGGGGPAKAPAPTPHMVHYFHPHPPPPPPPGKVAGLAGSEAAVAAAAAAAAVGRLPQFSPYGSSQPSGFKHPFAIENIIGRDYKSVLQASGLPLASVMHHLGYPVPSQLSSVVSSVWPHVGVMDSMAGVPVSPDYGPFGVPVKALCHPPSQTMPAVPVPIKPAPAMPAASAIPTLTVAASQICPAASAAAASLLEQTASNVPEGKASLHSVLVHS; from the coding sequence ATGCCCAGGCCCGGGAAGAGCTCATACAGTGACCAGAAACCACCCTATTCCTACATCTCCCTGACGGCCATGGCCATCCAGCACTCGGCCGAGAAGATGCTGCCGCTGAGCGACATCTACAAGTTCATCATGGAGCGGTTCCCCTACTACCGGGAGCACACTCAGCGCTGGCAGAACTCCCTCCGCCACAACCTGTCCTTCAACGACTGCTTCATCAAGATCCCTCGCCGCCCCGACCAACCGGGCAAGGGCAGCTTCTGGGCGCTGCATCCGGATTGCGGGGACATGTTTGAAAACGGGAGCTTCCTCCGCCGTCGTAAACGCTTCAAGGTCCTGCGCCCCGAGCATCACCTGCCTGGCGGTGGAGGgacgggcggcggggcgggcggcggcggcggcggccccgccaAGGCCCCGGCGCCTACACCGCACATGGTGCACTATTTCCACCCACACCCGCCTCCGCCACCTCCCCCGGGGAAGGTGGCGGGGCTGGCGGGCTCCGAGGCGGCCGTGGCCGCCGccgcggcggccgccgccgtgggGAGGCTGCCGCAGTTCTCCCCTTACGGGAGCAGCCAGCCCTCGGGCTTCAAGCATCCCTTCGCCATCGAGAATATCATCGGCAGAGATTACAAGAGCGTGCTGCAGGCCAGTGGGCTGCCGCTGGCCTCGGTGATGCACCACTTGGGCTACCCAGTTCCCAGCCAGCTCAGCAGCGTGGTAAGCTCCGTCTGGCCGCACGTGGGGGTGATGGACTCCATGGCCGGCGTGCCCGTGTCCCCTGACTACGGACCCTTTGGGGTGCCCGTGAAGGCACTCTGCCACCCGCCGTCACAGACCATGCCCGCGGTCCCGGTGCCCATCAAGCCAGCGCCGGCCATGCCCGCTGCCTCCGCCATCCCCACTCTGACGGTGGCCGCCTCGCAAATCTGCCCCGCCGCCTCCGCGGCCGCTGCCTCGCTGCTGGAACAGACCGCCAGCAACGTCCCCGAGGGCAAGGCCTCCCTCCACTCTGTCCTGGTGCACTCCTAA